One Phocoena phocoena chromosome 5, mPhoPho1.1, whole genome shotgun sequence genomic region harbors:
- the FABP2 gene encoding fatty acid-binding protein, intestinal — translation MAFDGTWKIDRNENYEKFMEKMGINVVKRKLASHDNLKLIITQEGNKFTVKESSTFRNIEVVFELGVTFSYSLADGTELTGTWSLEGNKLVGKFKRVDNGNELNTVREITGGEMVQTYVYEGVEAKRIFKKE, via the exons ATGGCGTTCGATGGTACTTGGAAGATAGACCGAAACGAGAACTATGAAAAGTTCATGGAAAAAATGG GTATTAATGTGGTGAAAAGGAAGCTTGCATCTCATGACAATTTGAAACTGATAATTACACAGGAAGGAAATAAGTTCACAGTCAAAGAATCAAGCACTTTTCGAAACATTGAAGTTGTGTTTGAGCTTGGTGTCACTTTTAGTTATAGCCTCGCAGATGGAACTGAACTCACT ggGACTTGGAGCCTAGAGGGAAATAAACTTGTTGGAAAATTCAAACGGGTGGACAATGGAAATGAACTAAATACTGTCCGAGAAATTACAGGTGGTGAAATGGTCCAG ACTTATGTATATGAAGGAGTGGAAGCCAAGAGGATCTTCAAAAAGGAGTGA